From a region of the Teredinibacter turnerae genome:
- a CDS encoding histidine kinase dimerization/phospho-acceptor domain-containing protein, whose translation MKLNLDSKQKIRLGNTLLAAVGGLVLTVLYIYACEVGDCMTGPREVGITLIVFWTVNIGFILTFLTHLNLRFREPSLTLPEMYWAALFCLYIFYQLDELRHLVLLFLFLVTIFGTFRLTQSQFITYVAVITLIFTFNQFDYATRKGTPEVRQTDHLIAWLVFTFGNITLGVINSAMIRLRTRLREKNVALEKALNAKSTFLANMSHELRTPLNGVIGMVSLLEETPLNAEQRKISGIIATSSKNLLEVINNILDFSKIEAGKVALSHAPFDPHKIVNEIYKISTANARDKQLDFRLNIARNLPKRLIGDAFYLRNL comes from the coding sequence ATGAAATTAAATCTGGACAGCAAACAGAAAATTCGACTTGGCAACACGCTACTCGCCGCAGTCGGCGGACTGGTGCTCACCGTTCTGTATATTTATGCCTGCGAAGTGGGTGACTGTATGACCGGCCCACGAGAGGTCGGTATCACACTTATCGTGTTCTGGACCGTAAATATTGGCTTTATCCTGACCTTTTTAACCCATCTGAACCTGCGTTTTCGCGAGCCGTCACTGACACTGCCGGAAATGTACTGGGCAGCACTTTTTTGCCTCTATATATTTTATCAGCTGGATGAACTCCGCCACCTGGTGCTATTGTTTTTATTCCTGGTCACCATATTCGGCACCTTCCGCTTAACGCAATCACAATTTATTACCTACGTGGCTGTGATAACGTTAATCTTTACCTTCAACCAGTTCGATTATGCCACGCGCAAGGGCACACCCGAAGTTCGCCAAACAGACCATTTGATTGCTTGGCTGGTATTCACCTTCGGCAATATTACGCTGGGCGTTATCAACTCCGCGATGATTCGCCTGCGCACCCGGCTGCGGGAAAAAAACGTTGCACTGGAAAAAGCACTTAATGCGAAAAGCACCTTCCTTGCGAATATGAGCCATGAATTACGCACCCCACTGAATGGGGTTATCGGTATGGTGTCACTACTCGAAGAAACACCGTTAAACGCAGAGCAGCGGAAAATCTCTGGCATTATTGCCACCTCCTCGAAAAATTTGCTGGAGGTCATCAATAACATTCTCGATTTTTCTAAAATCGAAGCGGGCAAGGTCGCTCTGTCCCATGCGCCATTTGACCCACACAAAATAGTTAATGAAATTTACAAAATTTCCACTGCCAACGCACGTGACAAGCAACTTGATTTCCGCCTGAATATTGCGCGCAACCTGCCTAAGAGGCTTATCGGAGACGCATTTTATCTAAGAAACCTCTGA
- a CDS encoding IS5 family transposase, with protein sequence MSQLSFSDAEGQAKRKQTRREKFLLEMDKLLPWNELERPIARYYSKSLRGRKPFPLSSMLRIHCMQLFYNLSDPAMEDTLYEVESMRRFAGISIDTVPDETTILNFRHLLERHNLGKKLFSKINKHLAKQGLSFKEGTIVDATIISAPTSTKNESGQRDPEMHQTKKGNEWHFGMKMHIGVDDAFGVIHSMATTPANVHDINLGRQLLHGYENRMWGDAGYLGIEKRDEAQDLDINWFVGYRPGKRKTLSGAAAQIEKIKASVRAKVEHPFRIIKQQFGYSKTRYRGLTKNTERLYLLAGFANLVTCKRYLLS encoded by the coding sequence ATGTCCCAGTTAAGCTTTTCAGATGCCGAAGGCCAGGCAAAACGCAAACAAACCCGCAGGGAAAAATTCCTTCTTGAGATGGATAAACTCCTCCCCTGGAATGAGCTCGAAAGGCCGATAGCCCGCTACTACTCAAAATCACTGCGGGGTCGCAAGCCGTTCCCGCTTTCAAGCATGCTTCGGATTCACTGCATGCAACTGTTTTATAATCTCAGCGACCCTGCGATGGAGGACACCCTGTACGAAGTTGAATCCATGAGACGCTTTGCCGGAATCAGTATTGATACTGTTCCGGACGAAACAACGATTTTAAACTTCCGTCACTTGCTCGAAAGACATAACCTCGGGAAGAAACTGTTTTCCAAAATAAACAAACACCTTGCCAAACAAGGCCTTTCCTTTAAGGAAGGAACGATTGTTGATGCCACTATTATCAGCGCACCGACGTCGACAAAAAACGAATCCGGCCAGCGCGATCCCGAGATGCACCAAACCAAAAAGGGGAATGAATGGCATTTTGGAATGAAAATGCACATTGGCGTAGACGATGCGTTTGGTGTAATCCATAGCATGGCTACCACCCCGGCCAATGTTCACGATATAAATTTAGGCAGACAATTACTGCATGGTTACGAAAATCGTATGTGGGGTGATGCGGGTTACCTCGGGATTGAAAAACGGGACGAGGCACAAGACCTGGATATAAACTGGTTTGTTGGCTACCGCCCCGGAAAACGAAAGACCTTAAGCGGCGCAGCGGCACAGATTGAAAAAATCAAGGCGAGTGTACGCGCGAAAGTGGAACATCCGTTTCGCATTATTAAACAGCAGTTTGGTTACAGTAAAACCCGCTATCGCGGATTGACGAAAAATACGGAGCGTTTGTATTTGTTGGCGGGGTTCGCAAACCTTGTTACATGCAAACGGTATTTGCTGTCCTGA
- a CDS encoding response regulator — protein sequence MKFRGSLKQVLLNLISNAIKFTQMGYVEFAIEVIKLEADRTFLRFRISDSGVGIDKKQQALVFEKFAQEDNSTTRQFGGTGLGLSISSQIVASMGSKINLSSAKGQGSSFWFDLELPVEWQGPENEKVATSFSRIPNSGSLKQRFQADALVVDDDSTNQLVTSQLLRHLGCNVRIAKNGVEAIACSMEEAFDLIFMDCQMPIMDGYTATEKIRHVDNPNCRTPIIALTANALIDDGTKCLQAGMDAYLPKPTELNRIAEILEIFLDQ from the coding sequence ATAAAATTCAGAGGTTCCCTAAAGCAGGTTTTATTAAACCTCATTTCCAACGCGATAAAATTCACCCAAATGGGCTATGTCGAATTCGCAATAGAAGTTATTAAGCTGGAAGCAGACCGCACATTCTTACGGTTTCGCATATCGGATAGCGGCGTTGGCATCGATAAAAAACAGCAGGCACTGGTATTTGAAAAGTTCGCACAGGAAGATAATTCCACTACCCGACAGTTTGGCGGCACAGGGCTGGGACTATCTATTTCATCCCAGATTGTGGCCAGTATGGGGAGCAAAATAAATCTCAGCAGCGCCAAGGGGCAAGGCTCGAGCTTCTGGTTCGATTTAGAACTGCCGGTTGAATGGCAAGGCCCAGAGAACGAGAAGGTTGCCACCAGCTTCAGCCGTATCCCGAACAGTGGCAGCCTCAAACAGCGTTTCCAGGCCGATGCGCTGGTAGTGGACGACGATAGCACCAACCAGTTGGTAACCAGTCAACTTTTGCGACACCTGGGTTGTAATGTACGAATTGCAAAAAACGGCGTTGAGGCTATCGCTTGTTCAATGGAAGAAGCGTTTGATCTGATTTTTATGGACTGCCAAATGCCCATCATGGACGGCTATACAGCGACAGAAAAAATTCGCCATGTGGATAACCCCAATTGCCGCACCCCCATAATTGCACTAACGGCCAATGCGCTAATCGACGATGGCACCAAGTGCCTGCAGGCTGGAATGGACGCCTATTTGCCCAAACCGACGGAGCTGAATCGCATAGCGGAAATACTGGAAATCTTTTTGGATCAATAG
- a CDS encoding lysophospholipid acyltransferase family protein yields MSDADSKGDPQGRSSATISLFLQPSPKYWLLGLVILLLSAVSHLPYRALLSLGRAIGALIYRSGGRVKHIANVNITRCYPSLAPEAQHRILRQSFRELGISVVETFRVWFGDAEKFYGSRTTLEGEDHWRAALARERGIILLSCHYGSLDLNATLAGLQVRKYRKYAFTYRKPSDELVDRFLVEKRTPYADHFFPVNNLVGIIRLLKKQGVVWYAPDIEVKNKNSVFANFMGIPASTTAGLSKLAQAGNAVILPFGHYRNSDNTYTLKFFPPLEGFPSEDAVADTRQINRAIEHIIRPFPERYWWTIKRFKNRPAGEPPFY; encoded by the coding sequence GTGTCTGATGCCGATAGCAAGGGCGACCCGCAGGGTCGCTCTTCAGCAACTATTTCCCTGTTTTTACAGCCTTCGCCTAAATATTGGTTGCTTGGGCTGGTCATCCTTTTACTCTCCGCTGTATCACATTTGCCGTACCGGGCCTTACTTTCTCTGGGGCGCGCAATAGGGGCATTGATCTATCGCAGCGGGGGAAGAGTTAAGCATATAGCGAATGTCAATATTACCCGCTGCTATCCAAGCCTTGCGCCAGAAGCGCAGCACCGCATTCTGCGACAGAGCTTTCGCGAGTTGGGTATATCGGTGGTGGAGACTTTTCGTGTGTGGTTTGGGGATGCGGAAAAATTTTATGGCTCGCGCACAACGCTGGAAGGCGAAGACCATTGGCGCGCGGCACTGGCGCGGGAGCGAGGAATTATTTTGCTGTCCTGCCATTACGGCAGTCTGGACCTGAACGCAACGCTCGCGGGCTTGCAGGTGCGTAAATATCGCAAATATGCTTTCACCTACCGCAAGCCATCCGACGAGCTGGTCGACCGATTCCTGGTAGAAAAGCGCACGCCTTATGCGGACCATTTTTTTCCAGTCAACAACTTAGTGGGTATTATTCGTTTACTGAAAAAGCAGGGCGTGGTCTGGTACGCGCCGGATATTGAGGTCAAAAACAAAAATTCGGTGTTCGCGAATTTTATGGGCATTCCCGCTTCAACCACCGCTGGCTTGAGCAAGCTCGCTCAGGCGGGCAATGCGGTAATCTTACCCTTCGGTCATTACCGCAATTCTGATAATACGTATACCCTGAAGTTTTTTCCGCCGTTGGAAGGTTTTCCCAGCGAAGATGCCGTTGCAGATACGCGTCAGATTAATCGAGCTATCGAACATATAATTCGGCCGTTTCCCGAGCGCTACTGGTGGACGATAAAACGCTTCAAAAATCGTCCGGCGGGTGAGCCACCGTTCTATTGA
- a CDS encoding YfaP family protein, which translates to MIISKLGMLRSVAFGGFVALLAACGGSSDIGTSSGDGTSTSSSGAPGGEPTSQQVVVLMRGLRGELQISTGGQSFSINTNGYVPLRNLPLGELTGAIGTFPDQQQCQFTATQMLTSPLDSETVAVIECDDLLTLTGKILQPGTETPLPGAVVTVRGYTDSAEPVTLVSDTVGDDGIYLLEDILLIGFSRMTLTIEHPDYELFSLPISDAPSELYQDKNYTPTEPANSVTFLPTEDQALTLGTVEIDLPSNSLRTKSGEIPTGMVTVTTSPLDASFAPELLPGAYLNSEDEALESFGAASIRFFLGDEELEFAENAAATVRFPVAVRAQDSAPASEQAYYFDRESGYWVAAGMAAMSGTTVYEITADRSTVWGVFSSYPTVNIKGCVRDMNGNPVQDTLIITQGQSYIGRLLDYTDKYGTYSVRARTNSTVFLYARSDVASQTFSVTTETADVIRSSCLVVDPNTTTITLTWGENPTDIDSHLYGPNGSGGNFHIYYAAKQTTVNNTTVYLDVDDVTSYGPEVITIPRFPSAGTYRFYTHLFAGSSNMFASPTRIALFTGRVEYVYFVTEAPGTTGTRCWHVFDIEVDESLTPTVVEQSKYVSDSFCSGNAN; encoded by the coding sequence ATGATCATTTCAAAACTAGGCATGCTGCGCTCGGTGGCGTTCGGTGGATTCGTTGCGCTTCTGGCAGCATGTGGTGGCTCCAGCGATATAGGGACCAGCAGCGGTGACGGCACATCTACCTCAAGCAGCGGTGCGCCGGGCGGTGAGCCAACCAGTCAACAAGTGGTCGTTTTAATGCGTGGCTTGCGCGGTGAGCTGCAGATCAGCACCGGTGGACAGTCATTTTCGATCAATACAAACGGCTATGTACCCCTGCGCAATCTTCCGCTGGGCGAGCTTACCGGCGCTATAGGGACTTTCCCGGATCAGCAGCAATGTCAGTTTACTGCAACTCAAATGCTGACCTCCCCCCTGGATTCTGAAACCGTTGCGGTCATTGAGTGCGATGATCTTTTAACGCTCACCGGGAAAATCTTACAGCCGGGCACCGAAACACCCTTACCGGGTGCGGTCGTCACTGTGCGTGGCTATACCGACTCCGCAGAGCCTGTGACTTTGGTAAGCGATACGGTAGGCGATGACGGCATCTATCTGCTGGAGGACATCCTCCTGATTGGCTTTTCGCGCATGACGCTCACCATCGAGCACCCGGATTACGAACTGTTCAGCCTGCCAATAAGCGATGCGCCCTCGGAGCTTTATCAGGATAAAAACTACACCCCCACTGAGCCGGCTAACAGCGTTACGTTTTTGCCAACCGAAGATCAGGCGCTGACACTGGGTACCGTGGAAATTGATTTGCCCTCTAACAGCCTGCGCACCAAATCCGGCGAAATTCCAACCGGCATGGTCACTGTGACAACCTCTCCTCTAGATGCCTCTTTTGCGCCTGAGCTGCTGCCGGGCGCTTACCTGAACAGTGAAGACGAAGCGTTGGAAAGTTTCGGTGCCGCCAGTATTCGCTTCTTTTTGGGCGATGAAGAGCTGGAGTTTGCGGAAAACGCTGCGGCGACCGTTCGGTTTCCGGTTGCGGTGCGCGCCCAGGATAGTGCGCCAGCGTCTGAACAGGCCTATTATTTTGATCGTGAAAGCGGGTATTGGGTTGCGGCAGGTATGGCTGCGATGAGTGGAACAACGGTTTACGAGATTACTGCGGACCGATCTACGGTTTGGGGTGTATTCAGTAGTTATCCAACGGTCAATATTAAAGGTTGTGTGCGGGATATGAATGGTAATCCGGTACAGGACACCTTAATTATTACGCAAGGTCAGAGCTATATCGGGCGTCTGTTGGATTATACGGATAAATACGGGACCTATTCGGTTCGCGCCCGCACCAACTCAACCGTCTTCCTGTATGCCCGCTCTGATGTGGCCAGCCAGACATTCAGTGTGACCACTGAAACGGCGGACGTGATTCGCTCAAGCTGTTTGGTTGTTGACCCGAATACCACCACGATCACTTTGACCTGGGGTGAGAATCCGACGGATATCGATAGCCACTTATACGGGCCCAACGGTTCCGGTGGCAATTTCCATATTTACTATGCGGCGAAACAGACAACAGTGAATAACACCACGGTCTATCTTGATGTGGACGATGTCACCAGTTATGGCCCAGAGGTTATTACTATTCCCCGCTTCCCAAGCGCAGGCACCTATCGGTTCTATACCCATTTGTTTGCCGGAAGCTCGAACATGTTCGCTTCTCCAACCAGGATCGCGTTGTTTACCGGCAGGGTAGAGTACGTGTACTTTGTTACCGAGGCTCCGGGCACGACGGGCACGCGCTGTTGGCATGTATTCGATATTGAAGTTGACGAGTCGCTCACGCCGACTGTTGTTGAGCAGAGCAAGTATGTTAGCGACAGCTTCTGCTCCGGTAACGCGAACTAG
- a CDS encoding transporter substrate-binding domain-containing protein: MTYGVPSNVVFIASVVVGMLLSAGVECSSKLSHSELVVHHPTSNNTYFLQRDRYFLRLLQLALDRSGTNYRLAPVLLPPMSENRSEKYLQAKRYDVHWMMTNTRHENSLIPVRIPLYKGLIGWRLLLVHREDEADFANVTAVAQLKRKLAVHGLDWPDTGVLVANGFRLRTSLDWMSLFRLLDTHDVDYFPRSVAEIWQEIDSSPSSNIVVEDSLAVHYYAAYYFFVSKDNAQLAEEIEKGLNAAIADGSFDRLFNANFANAIARANLPHRRVLHVNNPLLPAKTPVHRKELWFQPR, from the coding sequence GTGACATACGGCGTACCAAGTAACGTTGTTTTCATTGCCTCGGTAGTGGTGGGAATGCTGCTGTCGGCAGGTGTGGAATGCTCCAGCAAACTGTCGCATAGTGAACTGGTCGTGCACCATCCAACGTCTAACAACACCTATTTTCTGCAGCGCGACAGGTACTTTTTGCGGCTGTTGCAACTGGCGCTGGACAGGAGCGGAACCAACTACCGGCTGGCCCCGGTATTGTTACCACCGATGAGCGAAAACCGTAGCGAAAAGTATTTGCAGGCAAAGCGCTACGATGTGCATTGGATGATGACCAACACGCGACACGAAAACAGCTTGATCCCCGTTCGTATCCCTTTGTACAAAGGGCTAATCGGCTGGCGCCTACTGCTCGTGCACAGAGAAGACGAGGCGGATTTTGCCAATGTAACAGCTGTGGCCCAACTCAAGCGAAAGTTAGCAGTGCACGGACTCGACTGGCCGGATACCGGCGTTTTGGTTGCCAATGGATTCCGGTTGCGCACATCGCTGGATTGGATGAGCCTGTTCCGACTGCTGGATACTCACGACGTAGACTATTTTCCCCGCAGCGTGGCTGAAATATGGCAGGAAATCGACAGTTCCCCCAGCAGTAATATTGTGGTGGAGGATTCCTTGGCTGTGCACTATTACGCCGCCTATTATTTTTTTGTCAGCAAAGATAACGCACAACTGGCAGAAGAGATTGAAAAAGGTCTGAATGCAGCCATAGCAGACGGTTCGTTCGACCGACTATTTAATGCCAATTTCGCCAATGCGATTGCACGCGCCAACTTACCGCATCGTCGGGTTCTACACGTGAACAATCCGTTGTTACCCGCAAAAACGCCGGTTCATCGCAAGGAACTCTGGTTTCAGCCCCGCTAG
- a CDS encoding nucleotide pyrophosphohydrolase, which translates to MSVKPRQFASIDELQTYLLSYAKERDWEQFHAPKNLVMALSVEVAELTEHFQWLSEAQSRALAPDKLAEVTAEMADVFMYLARLAQVLDVDLLAACAAKSVHNEQRYPPDKVRGSAKKYSEY; encoded by the coding sequence ATGTCTGTAAAGCCACGCCAATTTGCATCGATTGATGAGCTTCAAACCTACCTTCTCTCCTATGCCAAAGAGCGTGATTGGGAGCAGTTTCACGCCCCGAAAAACCTAGTAATGGCGTTGTCGGTTGAGGTTGCGGAGTTGACTGAGCACTTTCAATGGTTGAGTGAAGCGCAGTCGAGAGCGCTGGCACCCGATAAGCTGGCAGAGGTTACGGCAGAAATGGCTGACGTGTTCATGTATCTTGCCCGCCTCGCCCAGGTTCTCGACGTAGACCTTCTTGCGGCCTGCGCTGCCAAGTCGGTGCACAATGAGCAACGTTACCCGCCCGATAAAGTGCGTGGCAGCGCTAAAAAATATTCGGAGTATTAA
- the pfkA gene encoding 6-phosphofructokinase — translation MVKNIGVLTSGGDAPGMNAAVRAVVRTALHYDVGVYGIYNGYLGLYRNEIQPMTRRSVADTINRGGTFLGSARFPEFKEEAVREEAIKNLRKHEIDALVVVGGDGSYMGAKKLTEMGFPCIGLPGTIDNDVAGTDYTIGYFTALNTVLDALDRLRDTSSSHKRISVVEIMGRHCGDLTIWSAIGSGAEYAIVPEMPFDEDKFLSQLRDQVGHGKNHAIVCITEKVTDVNQLAKRIEQETGLETRATVLGHIQRGGAPTAFDRILASRMGAYAVELLRQGYGGRCVGIQANELVHHDIIDALENMSRPFKDCLLDLAHRLA, via the coding sequence ATGGTAAAAAATATTGGTGTGCTTACCAGCGGTGGCGATGCCCCCGGAATGAACGCTGCGGTACGAGCTGTCGTTCGCACGGCCCTGCACTACGACGTCGGGGTGTATGGCATTTACAACGGTTACCTGGGGTTGTATCGCAATGAGATACAACCGATGACTCGCCGCTCCGTTGCCGATACGATAAACCGTGGGGGCACCTTTTTAGGTTCTGCGCGGTTTCCTGAGTTCAAGGAAGAGGCCGTGCGTGAGGAGGCGATCAAAAATCTGCGTAAGCATGAGATAGATGCATTGGTGGTTGTCGGTGGTGATGGTTCGTATATGGGCGCCAAGAAGCTCACCGAGATGGGATTCCCCTGTATTGGATTGCCCGGCACCATCGACAACGACGTTGCTGGTACCGACTACACCATTGGCTACTTCACCGCACTCAATACGGTACTGGATGCGCTCGACCGCTTGCGTGATACCTCCAGTTCTCACAAGCGTATTTCCGTAGTGGAAATCATGGGCCGCCATTGCGGTGATTTGACAATATGGTCTGCCATTGGCAGCGGTGCGGAATACGCTATTGTGCCGGAAATGCCCTTCGATGAAGACAAGTTCCTGTCCCAGTTGCGCGACCAGGTGGGGCACGGCAAAAACCATGCGATTGTGTGCATCACTGAAAAGGTCACCGATGTAAACCAACTTGCCAAGCGTATTGAGCAGGAAACTGGCCTGGAAACGCGGGCCACCGTATTGGGTCATATCCAGCGCGGGGGTGCGCCGACAGCCTTTGACCGCATTCTGGCGAGCCGCATGGGCGCTTACGCAGTGGAGCTGCTGCGTCAGGGATATGGCGGTCGCTGTGTGGGAATCCAGGCTAACGAGTTGGTACATCACGATATTATCGACGCGTTGGAAAATATGTCCCGGCCGTTTAAAGACTGCCTACTCGATCTGGCCCATCGCCTGGCGTAA
- a CDS encoding class I SAM-dependent methyltransferase: MDAKPINNSKSKTNTKTTVADTAFWVASYRAKETLRPDALFHDPYAALLLDERTEQMARSMKPFAKYGYWSVTIRTPIIDDFILRYLQQSCNTVINLGAGLDTRPYRLDLPPETRWIEVDFPDVVALKNEKLHNETARCQLERIGLDLSNANARKNVFAELNNTYGPAILLTEGVTPYLTETDVIQLAQDLYQQPNFNYWINEYYSKDLYPRYQSPKFQRALGDAVFRFFPTDWFGLFEDNGWIKHDIHFLADFAAKHQRSFPLPWWVNGLKRLFGEDKITGKMREYSAYVVFEKNQVYKK, from the coding sequence ATGGACGCTAAACCTATCAATAACAGTAAAAGTAAAACGAACACCAAAACAACGGTTGCTGATACCGCTTTCTGGGTCGCCAGTTACCGCGCGAAGGAAACACTGCGTCCCGATGCGTTGTTTCACGACCCTTACGCTGCATTATTACTTGACGAACGCACTGAGCAAATGGCCAGGTCAATGAAGCCATTTGCCAAATATGGTTACTGGTCAGTCACTATTCGCACACCAATTATCGACGACTTTATTCTTCGCTACCTGCAGCAATCCTGCAACACGGTAATTAATTTGGGAGCCGGGCTGGATACGCGCCCGTACCGACTGGACTTGCCGCCAGAAACGCGCTGGATCGAAGTCGATTTCCCAGACGTGGTTGCGCTCAAAAATGAAAAATTGCACAACGAAACCGCGCGCTGCCAGCTGGAGCGTATAGGCCTGGATCTATCCAATGCAAATGCACGAAAGAACGTTTTCGCCGAACTCAACAACACATACGGACCGGCGATTTTACTTACTGAAGGCGTCACACCTTATTTAACTGAAACGGACGTCATCCAACTGGCGCAAGACCTATATCAACAGCCAAACTTTAACTATTGGATAAACGAGTATTACTCGAAAGACCTATATCCAAGATACCAATCACCTAAATTTCAGCGCGCCCTTGGCGACGCAGTGTTTCGGTTTTTCCCCACCGACTGGTTCGGTCTGTTTGAGGATAATGGCTGGATAAAACACGACATCCATTTTTTAGCGGATTTCGCGGCGAAACACCAGCGAAGCTTTCCACTCCCCTGGTGGGTAAACGGGCTTAAACGACTGTTCGGTGAAGATAAGATAACAGGAAAAATGCGCGAGTATTCGGCGTATGTCGTGTTTGAGAAAAATCAGGTTTACAAAAAATAA
- a CDS encoding DUF6174 domain-containing protein — MHITRKAATILLPLFASIALLGCNGSDKDKSTKELDQARATWTKANLSYYQFTYQRFCFCPATEALIIEVHNNQVTSAFYTPSGTYLSAEELADVQTIDELFDVIEALIVDQADEVTVNYNSTYGYPEQVDVDLYKAAVDDEFTLNITDFQPIQN, encoded by the coding sequence ATGCATATCACACGTAAAGCTGCAACCATATTGCTGCCACTGTTCGCGTCAATTGCGTTGTTGGGGTGTAACGGCAGCGACAAAGATAAAAGCACAAAGGAATTAGACCAAGCGCGCGCAACCTGGACCAAAGCAAATTTAAGTTATTACCAATTCACCTATCAGCGATTTTGCTTTTGCCCAGCAACAGAAGCCCTGATTATTGAAGTGCACAACAACCAGGTAACTAGCGCCTTTTACACCCCTAGCGGTACCTATTTAAGCGCTGAAGAACTCGCCGATGTGCAAACCATTGACGAGCTTTTTGACGTGATTGAGGCGCTCATTGTAGACCAGGCCGATGAGGTAACAGTGAACTATAACAGTACCTATGGCTACCCCGAGCAGGTGGACGTCGATTTATACAAGGCCGCTGTTGATGACGAGTTCACCTTAAATATTACCGATTTTCAACCCATTCAAAACTAA
- a CDS encoding GFA family protein, which translates to MPSTICGSCLCGKARFSLTGDYAAFFLCYCSRCRKDTGSAHAANIFVRAASLIWQGNTDTINTYNHDNCRHVKSFCTHCGSALPTQIDGTTALVPAGSLDEEPPIPAGAKIFFADRADWVDPDAPTFDGFPPQQ; encoded by the coding sequence ATGCCATCAACTATTTGCGGCTCATGCCTGTGTGGTAAGGCCCGCTTTTCACTCACCGGTGACTATGCGGCCTTTTTTCTTTGCTATTGCTCTCGCTGTAGAAAGGACACTGGCTCCGCACACGCGGCAAATATTTTTGTTCGCGCAGCCTCACTCATTTGGCAAGGCAATACCGATACGATCAATACCTACAACCACGACAATTGCAGACATGTAAAGAGCTTTTGCACCCATTGTGGGTCTGCACTTCCCACCCAAATAGACGGCACTACAGCACTTGTGCCCGCAGGCAGCCTCGACGAGGAGCCTCCTATCCCGGCAGGAGCCAAAATATTTTTTGCTGATCGTGCAGACTGGGTCGACCCGGACGCACCCACATTCGACGGGTTTCCACCACAACAGTGA
- a CDS encoding pyridoxamine 5'-phosphate oxidase family protein, protein MGKQFSELKETHIDFIAQQKIFFVGTATDTSKINISPKGMDSLRVLNASKVAWLNVTGSGNETAAHVQTHPRMTIMFAAFEGKPVILRLYGTATAIHHNDDTWQETYNLFTPQPGARQIFVLDIDMVQTSCGMSVPYFDYVGDRELLNDWAEKQGEQGIKTYWGNKNKQSLDGIPTRIVEKNL, encoded by the coding sequence ATGGGTAAGCAATTTTCGGAACTCAAAGAAACTCACATAGACTTTATCGCGCAGCAAAAAATCTTTTTTGTCGGCACCGCAACCGACACCAGCAAAATCAACATTTCTCCGAAAGGTATGGATTCGCTGCGGGTACTCAACGCCAGCAAAGTCGCGTGGTTAAATGTTACCGGCAGCGGAAACGAGACCGCCGCACATGTGCAAACGCATCCTCGTATGACCATTATGTTTGCCGCTTTTGAAGGCAAACCAGTAATTTTGCGATTGTACGGAACTGCGACCGCCATTCATCACAACGACGACACCTGGCAGGAAACCTATAATTTGTTCACACCACAGCCAGGAGCGCGCCAAATATTTGTGCTGGACATCGACATGGTACAAACCTCGTGCGGTATGTCCGTGCCATATTTTGATTATGTGGGCGATCGCGAATTGCTGAATGATTGGGCTGAAAAGCAGGGGGAACAAGGCATCAAAACATACTGGGGCAACAAGAATAAGCAGAGTCTGGACGGCATTCCCACCAGGATCGTTGAAAAAAACCTTTAG